In the genome of Pseudomonas protegens, one region contains:
- a CDS encoding cyclic peptide export ABC transporter produces MNKKHEKPPKPGSVLRLLWQNHPWLAFFSLVTGIVSGVAAIAVVNVVNQAIYEQGSRLHLLYWFIGLSVVALAFRNGATLFPAYANMKLMTRLRIALCQKILSSPLEEVDRRGPPNVLTLLTTDIPQLNATLLVMPVMLVEATVFMFGLAYLAYLSWTVFALTLSLLVLGAMLYVFLFLGGVKFTGRVRDEFTAFNEHTHGLVFGLKELKLNGIRRRWFGRSAIKESSTRVARFNFIEHLWYLGAENMGLVTQSLLIGSLVFALPLLTVTDSQVLTASVLTVMYILGPLGLLISTMPVVAQGRIAITRLADFGFLINEHHAEQGEPETSNVLRLEHKKHWQEITLKGVVMNYRGADAESGFALGPVDLTINSGELIYIIGGNGCGKSTLVKALCGLYVPQSGQILLDGVAVTDDNRSDYRDLFSAVFSDFHLFNRLIGPEGEEVNPDLAQKYLGALGLADKIKIEGLGYSTTKELSYGQQKRLALVCAYMEDRPVYVLDEWAADQDPPFKRFFYEELLPELKRRGKTILIITHDDQYFQLADRVIKLLDGHIVSDVSLVAQDRRA; encoded by the coding sequence ATGAACAAAAAGCATGAGAAGCCGCCCAAGCCGGGCTCGGTCTTGCGCCTGCTTTGGCAAAATCATCCCTGGCTGGCGTTCTTTTCCCTGGTCACCGGCATCGTCAGTGGTGTGGCGGCGATCGCGGTGGTCAACGTGGTCAACCAGGCTATTTACGAGCAGGGATCGCGCTTGCACCTGCTGTATTGGTTTATTGGCTTGAGCGTGGTGGCGCTGGCGTTTCGTAACGGCGCGACCTTGTTTCCCGCTTACGCCAACATGAAGCTGATGACGCGCCTGCGCATCGCGCTGTGCCAGAAAATCCTCTCGTCGCCCCTTGAAGAAGTCGATCGGCGCGGCCCACCCAATGTGCTGACACTGTTGACCACTGACATTCCGCAACTCAACGCCACCTTGTTGGTGATGCCGGTGATGTTGGTGGAAGCCACGGTATTCATGTTCGGCCTGGCCTACCTGGCCTACCTGTCATGGACGGTGTTTGCGTTGACGCTGTCGCTATTGGTGCTGGGCGCCATGTTGTATGTGTTTCTGTTCCTTGGCGGGGTGAAGTTCACTGGTCGTGTGCGTGATGAGTTCACCGCCTTCAACGAGCATACCCACGGTCTGGTCTTTGGCCTCAAGGAGCTCAAGCTCAACGGCATCCGTCGGCGCTGGTTTGGCCGTTCGGCGATCAAGGAATCGTCGACGCGGGTAGCGCGTTTCAACTTCATCGAGCACCTGTGGTACCTCGGCGCGGAAAACATGGGGCTGGTCACTCAGTCCTTGTTGATTGGCAGCCTGGTGTTTGCCTTGCCGCTGCTGACCGTCACCGACAGCCAGGTGCTGACCGCCAGCGTCCTGACCGTGATGTACATCCTCGGGCCGCTGGGCCTGTTGATCAGCACCATGCCGGTGGTAGCGCAGGGCCGGATTGCGATCACCCGCCTGGCCGATTTCGGCTTCCTGATCAATGAGCACCATGCCGAGCAAGGCGAGCCGGAAACCAGCAATGTCCTGCGCCTTGAGCACAAAAAGCACTGGCAGGAAATCACCCTCAAAGGCGTGGTGATGAACTACCGCGGTGCCGACGCCGAGAGCGGTTTTGCCCTCGGGCCGGTTGACCTGACCATCAACAGCGGTGAGCTGATCTACATCATTGGTGGCAATGGCTGCGGCAAAAGTACCCTGGTCAAGGCATTGTGCGGGTTGTACGTGCCTCAGTCCGGGCAGATTCTGCTGGATGGCGTTGCCGTCACTGATGACAACCGCAGCGATTACCGCGATCTGTTTTCCGCAGTGTTCAGCGACTTTCATCTGTTCAACCGGTTGATTGGTCCGGAAGGCGAAGAGGTCAACCCGGACCTGGCGCAAAAGTACCTCGGCGCCCTGGGCTTGGCCGACAAGATCAAGATCGAAGGGTTGGGTTATTCCACGACCAAAGAGCTGTCCTACGGCCAACAAAAACGCCTGGCCCTGGTGTGTGCCTACATGGAAGACCGCCCGGTGTATGTGCTTGACGAGTGGGCGGCAGACCAGGATCCACCCTTCAAACGCTTCTTCTATGAAGAGTTGCTGCCGGAACTCAAACGCCGCGGCAAGACCATTCTGATCATCACCCATGATGATCAATACTTCCAGTTGGCCGATCGTGTGATCAAGCTGCTGGATGGCCATATCGTCTCCGATGTAAGCCTCGTCGCCCAGGATCGCCGCGCCTGA
- a CDS encoding pyridoxal phosphate-dependent aminotransferase: MSTAFLSYRVLGIEPSPSIAANALVTELRAQGRDIVNFTLGEPDFDTPEHILRAASAAMHSGDTHYTATNGTLALRQAICLKLERDNGLHYAADEVIAGCGGKHIIYHALAATLNLGDEVIVHTPYWVSYPDIARLNDATPVIIPGDESNGFKLSPEALEQAITPRSKWVILNTPNNPSGAVYNETELLALAAVLRRHPHLLIMADEIYEQFVYGDAVHVSLTRLAPDLKPRTLIVNGASKGYAMTGWRIGFGAGPAWLIAAIGKLLSQTTTCPSSVSQAAAVAAFAGDQAPIAEMREVYQQRRDHMLALLGPIDGLSFTPPDGAFYVFANVSGLIGKTAESGERIDSDSQLVSYLLKEHGLATVSGAAYGMSPYIRLSFASSLDVIEEGCRRLKDACQRLR, encoded by the coding sequence ATGAGCACTGCTTTTTTGTCTTATCGGGTGTTGGGCATTGAGCCTTCGCCGAGTATTGCCGCCAACGCTTTAGTGACCGAGTTGCGCGCCCAGGGCCGGGACATCGTCAACTTCACCTTGGGCGAGCCGGACTTCGATACCCCCGAACATATTCTTCGTGCCGCCAGCGCCGCGATGCACAGCGGTGACACGCATTACACCGCGACCAATGGAACACTGGCTTTGCGCCAGGCAATTTGCCTCAAGCTTGAGCGCGACAATGGATTGCACTATGCCGCTGACGAAGTGATTGCCGGTTGCGGTGGCAAGCACATCATCTATCACGCCCTGGCTGCGACCCTGAACCTTGGCGATGAAGTCATCGTGCACACGCCCTACTGGGTTTCATACCCGGATATCGCCCGACTGAACGACGCCACGCCGGTGATCATTCCTGGTGACGAAAGCAACGGCTTCAAGCTGTCGCCCGAAGCATTGGAGCAAGCGATCACACCACGCAGCAAATGGGTCATTTTAAATACCCCAAACAACCCGAGTGGCGCGGTCTACAACGAAACCGAATTGCTGGCTCTGGCGGCGGTGCTGCGCAGGCACCCTCACCTTCTGATCATGGCCGACGAAATTTACGAACAATTTGTCTACGGCGACGCCGTGCATGTGTCGCTGACCAGACTCGCTCCGGATCTCAAGCCGCGCACGCTGATTGTCAATGGCGCGTCCAAGGGCTACGCCATGACCGGTTGGAGAATCGGCTTCGGCGCAGGCCCCGCCTGGCTGATCGCGGCCATCGGAAAATTGCTTTCTCAGACCACGACATGCCCCAGTTCGGTGAGCCAGGCTGCAGCCGTGGCAGCGTTTGCCGGGGACCAGGCACCCATTGCCGAAATGCGCGAGGTGTACCAACAACGCCGAGACCACATGCTGGCGTTGCTAGGCCCCATTGACGGGTTGAGCTTCACCCCGCCGGACGGCGCCTTTTATGTGTTTGCCAACGTCAGCGGACTCATAGGTAAAACCGCTGAAAGTGGAGAGCGCATAGACAGTGATTCGCAGTTGGTCTCCTACCTGCTCAAGGAGCACGGACTGGCCACGGTCAGCGGTGCGGCGTATGGCATGTCGCCGTACATACGCCTGTCATTCGCCAGCTCCCTGGATGTCATCGAAGAAGGTTGCCGTCGACTCAAAGACGCGTGCCAACGATTGCGCTGA
- a CDS encoding helix-turn-helix transcriptional regulator, translating to MEMTSSMQIADSPHFYFVLGELVSSTDQDHFALNMLKLIAKLLPVTALTLSEWTLDKSNNSLIDIKPLGTAGNPADIPVQQANSATANPPLLKEVQEMEGSLLIRLNTRTKGAAGKASRVAAHECTLVSRDGSRRCVVTLYRSHTQKDFSLSELSLLKNLSEALLPLIESYAQFSRQSALRKMGSWMAPPLSDTEPSHIHREFQKRLSLCDVTLSTREQEVCLGLLNGGTVPEIAEKLRLKNSSIETYLKRATAKLGVSGRHGLTKWTVGT from the coding sequence ATGGAAATGACGAGCAGCATGCAAATTGCGGACAGCCCGCACTTCTATTTCGTACTCGGCGAATTGGTTTCCAGTACCGACCAGGATCACTTCGCACTCAATATGCTCAAGCTGATCGCCAAGCTCCTGCCGGTCACGGCGTTGACACTCAGCGAGTGGACCCTGGACAAGTCAAACAATAGCCTGATCGATATCAAGCCTCTGGGCACGGCCGGCAACCCCGCCGACATCCCCGTCCAACAAGCGAACAGCGCCACTGCCAACCCTCCCCTGCTCAAGGAAGTGCAGGAGATGGAGGGCTCGTTGCTGATCCGCCTGAATACGCGAACCAAAGGGGCAGCGGGCAAGGCGTCACGCGTTGCGGCGCACGAGTGCACCCTGGTATCGCGCGATGGCAGCCGGCGCTGCGTGGTGACGCTGTATCGGTCCCATACGCAGAAGGATTTTTCCTTGAGTGAATTGTCGCTGCTGAAAAACCTCTCCGAAGCCTTGCTGCCATTGATTGAAAGCTATGCCCAGTTCAGCCGCCAAAGTGCGTTGCGCAAAATGGGCAGCTGGATGGCGCCCCCGCTCAGCGACACCGAACCGTCGCACATTCATCGTGAGTTTCAAAAACGTCTGTCGCTGTGCGATGTCACGCTCTCAACCCGCGAACAGGAAGTTTGCCTTGGCTTGCTCAACGGCGGAACCGTGCCGGAAATAGCCGAGAAATTACGTCTCAAGAACAGCTCTATCGAAACCTATCTCAAGCGTGCGACAGCAAAGCTTGGGGTCAGCGGCCGACACGGATTGACCAAGTGGACGGTCGGCACCTAA
- a CDS encoding RraA family protein, whose protein sequence is MSLPGSRIFPNPPLAAAEVLEAFAHVVTPHISDNLGRHIGARGLTRYNSSGKLVGTALTVKTRPGDNLLIYKAMSMLQPGHVLVVDAQGDVNNAVIGELVKLYAQQRGCVGFVIDGAIRDVASFADTPCYARSVVHCGPYKTGPGEINVAVSIGGMLVQPGDLLVGDEDGLVAFSQADAAEILRRAAQHAAHEEEVKAEIATGAVRQSWMDKVLQQAGLAD, encoded by the coding sequence ATGTCCTTGCCCGGTTCACGCATTTTCCCCAATCCGCCGCTGGCAGCAGCCGAAGTGCTCGAGGCTTTTGCCCACGTCGTCACGCCGCACATCAGTGACAACCTCGGCCGACACATCGGCGCCCGCGGCCTGACTCGCTATAACAGCAGCGGCAAACTGGTGGGCACCGCCCTCACCGTCAAAACCCGTCCCGGCGACAACCTGCTGATCTACAAAGCCATGAGCATGTTGCAACCAGGTCACGTACTGGTGGTGGATGCCCAAGGCGATGTCAACAACGCGGTGATTGGCGAGCTGGTGAAGCTTTACGCCCAGCAACGAGGTTGTGTCGGCTTCGTTATCGACGGCGCGATTCGTGATGTTGCCAGCTTTGCCGATACCCCTTGCTACGCTCGAAGCGTCGTGCACTGCGGCCCTTACAAAACCGGGCCCGGAGAGATCAACGTAGCAGTTTCAATCGGCGGCATGCTGGTTCAGCCAGGTGATCTGCTGGTCGGCGACGAGGACGGTCTTGTGGCGTTCTCCCAGGCTGATGCTGCCGAGATACTTCGCCGCGCCGCGCAACACGCAGCCCATGAAGAAGAGGTAAAAGCCGAAATCGCCACCGGTGCTGTTCGCCAAAGCTGGATGGACAAGGTCTTGCAACAGGCCGGCCTGGCCGATTGA
- a CDS encoding efflux transporter outer membrane subunit — MNKFAFSAVAVAVALSGCSLIPDYRQPAAPVTTQYPQGPAYAGAAGSVSEDVARQGWRTLFHDPALRQLIQTALTENRDLRVAALNVEAYRAQYQIQRADLFPAVSATAGGTRQRVPASITKTGKAAITSTYSANLGISAYELDFFGRIRSLSEQAMQAYLATEQAQRSAELSLVASVANAYLTWRADQELLALTRQTLASYEESLRLTTRSLQVGTASSLDAAQAQTSVENARANLARYERLVAQDRNSLTLLVGTALPESLPSLPLSSNLIAQVPAGLPSDLLQRRPDILQAEYQLKSANANIGAARAAFFPSVSLTANAGASSSQLSSLFKGGSGSWTFQPQINLPIFNAGSLRASLDYAKLQKDIGVAQYEKAIQTAFQEVSNGLAARQTYNDQLNAQRDLVQADQTYYNLAQRRYRQGVDSNLVFLDAQRSLFSSQQGLITDRLAQLIAEVNLYTALGGAWGEPTRLAAAETRP; from the coding sequence ATGAACAAGTTTGCTTTCTCTGCGGTGGCGGTTGCAGTGGCACTGAGCGGGTGCTCACTGATCCCTGACTACCGGCAACCGGCAGCTCCGGTGACCACGCAATACCCGCAAGGCCCAGCCTATGCTGGCGCTGCAGGTAGCGTCAGCGAAGACGTTGCCCGCCAGGGCTGGCGCACGTTGTTCCATGACCCCGCCTTGCGGCAGTTGATCCAGACCGCTCTCACCGAGAACCGCGACCTGCGTGTGGCGGCGCTGAATGTCGAGGCGTACCGCGCGCAGTACCAGATCCAGCGCGCCGACCTGTTCCCGGCGGTCTCGGCGACGGCAGGCGGCACCCGCCAGCGGGTGCCGGCGAGCATTACCAAGACCGGTAAGGCGGCGATCACTTCGACGTACTCCGCGAACCTGGGCATCAGTGCCTATGAGCTGGATTTCTTTGGCCGCATCCGCAGCCTCAGCGAGCAGGCGATGCAAGCGTACCTGGCCACCGAGCAAGCGCAGCGCAGTGCCGAACTGAGCCTGGTCGCCAGCGTGGCCAATGCGTACCTGACCTGGCGTGCCGACCAGGAATTACTCGCGCTGACACGCCAGACCCTCGCCTCTTATGAGGAAAGCCTGCGTCTGACGACCCGCAGCCTGCAGGTGGGTACCGCGTCATCGCTGGATGCCGCCCAGGCGCAAACCAGTGTCGAAAACGCCCGCGCCAACCTTGCGCGCTATGAGCGACTGGTGGCCCAGGACCGCAATAGCCTGACGCTGCTGGTTGGCACCGCACTGCCGGAATCCCTGCCGAGCCTGCCGCTGTCGAGCAACCTGATCGCCCAGGTGCCCGCCGGCCTGCCGTCGGACCTGCTGCAACGCCGGCCCGACATTCTGCAAGCCGAATACCAGCTCAAATCCGCCAATGCCAACATTGGTGCGGCCCGCGCAGCGTTCTTTCCCAGTGTCAGCCTGACCGCCAACGCCGGCGCGTCCAGTTCGCAACTGTCGAGCCTGTTCAAGGGCGGCTCCGGCAGCTGGACATTCCAGCCGCAGATCAACCTGCCGATCTTCAACGCCGGCAGCCTGCGCGCCAGCCTCGACTACGCCAAACTGCAAAAAGACATTGGCGTGGCCCAGTACGAGAAAGCCATCCAGACCGCCTTCCAGGAAGTGTCCAACGGCCTGGCGGCACGCCAGACTTACAACGACCAACTGAACGCCCAACGCGATCTGGTGCAGGCCGACCAGACCTATTACAACCTCGCTCAACGCCGCTATCGCCAGGGCGTGGACAGCAACCTGGTGTTCCTCGACGCACAGCGCTCGTTGTTTTCGTCGCAGCAGGGGTTGATTACCGACCGTTTGGCGCAGCTGATCGCCGAAGTCAACCTGTACACCGCCCTCGGCGGCGCATGGGGGGAACCGACCCGACTGGCCGCTGCCGAGACGCGGCCATGA
- a CDS encoding LysR family transcriptional regulator yields the protein MITFKQIDALYWIAELGSFEAAANKLNMSQSAISKRIQELEETFDVEIFDRSKRNARLTEKGGELLDYAKDLLERRDYLLERVSAREVLVRRFRLGVTELTALTWLPALVDALRQTYPKVQIEPSVELSSELFRKLENDQLDLVIVPDVFNDARFVSTPLQSVENAWMCAPSLIADPDPVSLEVLAGFTVLTQGSQSGTGLVYERWLAAHDVQMPKTLTSHNLLVQVGLTLSGVGVSYLPKACLSHLIERGALRALVTKPGLPRIRYAALHRTDRQFGLNQNVAQLAVECCDFSQLLLLAFW from the coding sequence ATGATCACCTTCAAGCAGATTGACGCGTTGTACTGGATTGCCGAACTGGGGAGCTTCGAAGCGGCAGCGAACAAGCTGAACATGTCGCAATCGGCTATTTCCAAGCGCATCCAGGAACTGGAAGAAACCTTCGATGTGGAGATTTTCGACCGCAGTAAGCGCAACGCGAGATTGACCGAAAAGGGCGGTGAACTGCTGGATTACGCCAAGGATTTGCTCGAGCGCCGCGATTATCTGCTTGAACGGGTCAGCGCCCGGGAGGTACTGGTAAGACGCTTTCGATTGGGTGTCACGGAACTTACGGCATTAACCTGGTTACCCGCGCTCGTCGATGCGTTGCGCCAGACTTATCCAAAAGTACAGATCGAGCCATCGGTGGAGCTGAGCAGTGAGTTGTTTCGAAAACTGGAAAACGACCAACTCGACCTGGTCATCGTGCCGGACGTGTTCAACGATGCCCGGTTCGTCAGTACGCCACTTCAAAGCGTCGAGAACGCCTGGATGTGTGCTCCAAGCCTGATAGCTGATCCGGATCCTGTGAGCCTTGAAGTCCTGGCCGGGTTCACAGTGCTGACCCAGGGGTCCCAGTCAGGCACAGGCCTGGTCTATGAACGATGGCTGGCAGCTCATGACGTGCAAATGCCCAAGACCCTCACCAGTCACAACTTGCTGGTGCAGGTTGGTCTGACATTGTCCGGAGTGGGCGTAAGTTATCTGCCCAAAGCCTGTCTTTCTCATCTGATCGAGCGCGGAGCGTTGCGCGCATTGGTCACAAAGCCAGGATTGCCGAGAATTCGCTATGCGGCGCTTCATCGTACCGATCGCCAATTTGGCCTGAATCAGAATGTGGCGCAGTTGGCAGTGGAGTGCTGTGATTTTTCACAACTATTGCTGTTAGCATTCTGGTAG